The Lacerta agilis isolate rLacAgi1 chromosome 14, rLacAgi1.pri, whole genome shotgun sequence sequence atatttttttaaaaattgaaagaaCAAAAGGTGAAAAGTTGGAAACTTACAAAGTTAAAAAACCTGCAGTCATAGACTTTATTTAATATGTAATGCTCTTTATGAGGGCAATCCCATTTCCTTTCGGTGGTGGACATTGGTCAGTCCCTGCTAGCCTCCTTTTCCAGGCTCAGTCATGAATTGCTACAAAGCAGGCCAGCTTCTTCCACCAGTCTGCATGTGTGACACATTCAAGAGAGTGCCTAGTCGCCATAAATAAACACAGAACAAGGGAAATTCATCACAAAGATGAAAAATGGCTTGGTCAAGCTTCTGTAGAAACATCTTCTTCTCTTCCCCGTCGCAGCCTGAAGGGGAAGCAGCATTTTCTGACCCCGTCCCTGTTTCGAGAAGCTGTTCCAAAGCTCTAcacagaaagaaaatattttcataTCGTGTGTCACGCCCGGCTTGAATCTCATCGGCGTGCTGCAACTCATCAGCAAATCGGCTGACTTCTCTGAAGAGCAGGGATATTGTTTGCCTCCTCAGTCTGTTGCATTGTCCGATCGAAACAAGGGCATAGGATATAGACTCCTGCACCTGAAATCTGTTGAGGTGGCTACTGTTCAATATGACATCTATGAGTCTTTTCACAGAGTCTTCCAGCTTCTTAAGACACTTCCCCAAAATCTGTCGAGATACATCAGCATCGCTTAATAACTTGGTTATGATGGCACAAACTGTCCGAGTCATAAAATCTGAGAAGGGGAGTTCGGGCAAACTATAGGAGGCAACCAGGCCATCGAGCAACCGAGAGAAAGAATCAGATATTGCGGAAGAATCCCTTCCGAGTTTTCCCAAGTCTGTTCTTAGACCTCTGTGCTCCGCCAGTTGCTTGAGCTCAAGGAAACGTTGTAGGAACTGTATGTGAGGAACCAAAGACTTGCTTGGGCTGGCATGGGAGGAAGCCAACATGGGCAATATGGATGAAGCGTCGGACGCAGAACCGTGCTCGCTGTGGCTGAAGGCAGCTGAGGCATCTTGTGTGTCCGCCAGGTCGTCGTTTGAGATGCTGCACCCGGAATCTTCAAAATGGCCGGAGCGATCGTCCGCAAGGACAAGGGCCGGAGTGTCCTTGCTCGTGACGGCTGGATCCCCGTTCTCCAAACCGAACCCCGGGTAAACTTTGCTCAGGAGAAGCTGCTGCCTCAGGCGAACCACTTCCGCTTCCAAAGCTTCCACTCTCGATTTCTCCCGGGGATCCTTTCCGGACACCATCCTGGCCAGGCGCTCCGTGTGCTCCTTGCCGCTTACGTCGGGCGGCTTCGAACGCAAGACcgccagggccagggccaggcGCGAGGCTTCCAGGAACCACACTGCGCCTCCGCCATTCTCCGTCGCCGACAGCAGAGGCCCCGGGGTCCGGCCTGAAGGGGGGACCGGTCGCCGTAAGCCAGGCCCCATGCCCTCTGGTCCCTCCTGGCCTCCTCGGTCAGAAGGCCCATGGCCGCCGGAGAGCGCCAGGGTCACCAGAGGCAGAGACGGCCACAAAAGAAAAAGGACCTTTTCCTGCACAATCGTATATAAACAAGGATTCCTTGTTTTTTAAGCTGTGTGGCTTTAATGGCCAGTATTAATTGTACATTTAGGGCATGTGCAAAATTAAATTTACTTTATACAGCATATATAACATGTATTTGTTATGTTtacatgtatatgtgtgtatatatatatatgatatatagATCTATATAACGTATTTATATCTCTATATAAATACCTATATGCACATATACacgttttttattattattctttttttccaaattggGGCCATTATCCGCGGCCTTTGGAGCCTCCTCCCCTGCCAGTAACTTTTATTTGGCTCCCACTGGGCTATTTATACCGCGCCCTTGAGAGGCGCCTCAGGGCGGCCTACAAGGCCCCGAAGGGGGAACCTCCTCAGGGACACGTGACTTCGAGAAAGGAACAAGCCCCGCCTCCCGCTGGAGACGCTcggcctttttctttttctatttacTGTACTATTTTCTCTTCGCGGGCGTCATTTTTCGGCGTGATGACGTTAGAACGAAGCGCATGACGTCATCGCCGCATCCAGGTTCGCCGCGCGGGCGGGAAAAAAAAAGCGCTTCGGACACGTGATACGTCTCGGAGGCCGAGCACGCTCCTCGGAAGGGCCTTGATCACGTGACGCTCAGGCGCGGCGCCCGCCTCTCTTCTACCTCTGCAACGCTCGAGGTGAGTCGGGTAAGCgcgaggaggggggaaaaactcCCCACACGTGACAAGCGTGAAAGGGAAACGGGACGCCGGGCGATCACGTACGGAGGCGCGTCTTCCTGGCGCGACTGCGGCTGCGCGACACCTCgctttttttcccccctccctctctaccCGCCTTTCCTCCGCCACGTGACCTTCCCTCCTCCCCGGCCTGCCTTTGGCGCCCGCGTCACGTGACCGGGAGGAGGGCGGCCATCTTGGTTACAAACACAAACAAGCGGCGAGAGGAGGAAGGAGCGAGAGAAGCGGAGCCGTAGACGCCGCTGcggcctcctcctctttcccctctcccgtccccccctctcctcctcctcctcctcctccccgcgcGCGCGGAGCAGTTGCGGGTAAGAGACGCCGCGGGGTGggcgccccccctccccccgtcgcCATGGGAACCGgggagcccccccaccccacttctcccTCGGGGCCCCGCCCTCCTCCGTCGCCATGGAGAGGGGCTCCCCCCTTCGCAAcaaccccccaacacacacacacacacacacactcacgccGCCGTGGAACGTGGGCCCCGCCCCCTCTGGCGGCTGCGGTGCACGGGccgcccctcccccctctcctgcgGAGGTGCCTTATGGAGACGCagagggcacccccccccaaaaaaaaaggaaagtgccGGGCGTCAGCGCTTTGCTCCGTCCTGGGAGCGTTTGCTGCGCCGTTTGCATTTCgcctcctttaaaataaaaaaaaagcctGGGGGCCCCTGTGCTGCACCCCCGGACCCCCCTCGTTCTCGTGCATGGCGGCGGAGGTCGTCGTCCTGCGTGTGCATGCTAAGTCCCGATGCTTCCTTCTGTTGCTACTGCTGCAAAAAAAAGCCCAGCCCAACCCAACCCATTCGCCTTGCATCCCTGATTGCATTGTGCCCTTGCCGCGCTCGCCTTGCGGAGGCCCGCCGCCCGTTTTTGCAAGCAGGGAAGCCCCTGGGCAGGACGGACTTGAgactctccccaccctccccggccccCTGGGGCTCTCCCGTGGCGGCCCAGGAGCGTCGGGCGGTTCGCCCTGGGTTCCCCGGTGCCCGTGCAAAGGAAGGGTGTCGGGTGGGCTCCGGCGCCCCTGAAGGTTTTGCCGCTTCGCCCCTCCCCTCCTGTCACGCTTGCGGAGACCTCGAAATGACGCTGGGCTGCGAGAGGATTGCCGTGGTTCCCTGCAACTCTCCCTATTCCTTAGGAAGAGATATTTGGGGCGCGTGTGCGCGCGCAGATCATAGAGATCCGCAGTTCGGTGGAGTTCCAAGTTCAGGGTCGGTACACGAGGACCCTGTAAGGTCACCAGCCTGCAGAAAGCTATTGCGTGTGGGGGACGGACGGGGACAGACAAACGCTTCTTGGGCAAGGGGGAGTGAAGATAGATACTGTCGCATTCTCTTTCTAAATGACCCGTAATAATTTGCATCCAGTTTGGATTAAACTCCAGTGCCTTTGAGAAGTGGAGTGTGATATGTGGGGTTTGGGGagtcctgctttcctttcctttccttattctCCTCCCCCAATATTATTCCCTTCCTGCATGTTTGAGTTAGTTTTGATGCCACCtcctttgaagaagtgtgcatgcacacgaaagctcataccaagaacaaactcagttggtctctaaggtgctactggaaagaatttcctattttgtttcgacctccTTGTAAAGTTTGGGTGTATAACTCGCACGTGGACATCTGTACTGTATATGGGAGTTGCCTGTAGCAGGGCACAATGTTTTGACCTTCTGTTGACTGGGCTGTGTGGCTGGTTTGCTGAAGAGAACCTCTGGCAGGGAAAGGTGGTTGTCTTCAACCCTGTAATGTGGTAGCAAAAAACTCCTTTAAGAGATTTTAAAAGGCAGTTTGGCAGTGGGGAGTTTCATGCCTACTGCCCAGTCTTTGATTACTTATTTGTGCAAACAGTCAGTATAGGAATACCTCGCTCCCAGTAAGTATTACAGCCTTGGGACATACCCTGAATGCCAGTGTACTTGGCAGTGGGTGGATTGTGCTGAAGTCTGGCTTTCTGGCCCACAAGCTCCTGTTCTGTTATAAAGCCAGGGGCGTGTATGTGGTGCTGGTTGCCTTATCTGAAACAGATACGGCAGGTGTGTATGGTGTAGGCGACAGTGAGTTAGgcagagcaatggtctgactctgtataaggtggCTTTCTATGCAAACCATCAGAGAGCAGATCTATTTTGGAGATTTCTtacctcttggggggggggtaaacataAAATAAGATTTAGAAAGCTGTACACAGTGCTGGGAGTGTTGAATAGATTCACCCATTAACAAAGTTATTGGCTGGCCTGACTGCAACAGCTCACTTTCAACCTTTGGTGGtctaaaagggaaagggaaaacacgcttcttctctttttaaagaaaatcctcTTCCTGCCTGGAGGTGGTGACTTGTTGACATGTCTGTTATTAGGTTGTGGTGGACACATtttgtgcaaaacaaaataaaaaataaaaaaattcattccagtagcaccttagagaccaactaagtttgttcttggtatgagctttcatgtgcatgcacatttcttcagatacctgtgcagTGTGCTATTAACCTGTGGAATTCATTGCTGCAGGGTATGGTAACTGCCGCCATGCTAGGTGGACTTGCGTACGGTCATCAGTGGCAGTCACCACTCATTCCCCTATTGAGAAGCCGTTTCTCCCACTGGTAAATTTTGGTTGGAAACAAAGTTATTTTCATAATACTGTTGTTGGGATCTTGGCAGTTGTGTGGAATTCAAATAGTCGTCTGAATGCACAGTTGCACCTGGCAGAGGACGACAGTTTGTGTTCCCTGGTGTTGTGTGCTGGCTCTCCGTCGCTTCTTCTGGAGTTGGTGCTTCGTTGGCCAACCTGGTCCGGTGGGGCTCTTCTGTTCTTTGAATGGTGGGCAGGGCGAGAGGAGCAAGCAGACAGTTCTTAGGCCACATCTgcacagaggaaggagaggaaagtaGAACAGTTATTTGAGTTGAGTTTTTATTTAGGCACTCGAGAGACGAGCTCACCAAGATACATCCTTCCTGGATTTCTAGTGTCTGTGATCggaagaaaaatatttcccctGATGAAACCACACTTTATTAGGGGTCACGATTAATCAAATTGCTGCAGACGCGGCCACTTAATCCATTCTTGTCCTGCAGCCACTAGTGGCCAGATCACACCCAGGGGGTGTGGTCCTGCATGGGGTTCACACAGTTAACTGTGCTAACCCGTGGTTGTCTGAACTTGCAACAGGGTGGCCAAAAGGGACCAGAGTTTTGCAGCGCTGAAACAGCAAAGGCGCATGGAGTGCTTTTCACCAGGCTTATGCCCCCTCCTGTGTGGAGAGAGCTTGTTGCAGCTCCAGTGGTGGCTTTTGGGTTAGGCATCTGCAATGCACTGTGCATAGAGCAGCTTTTGAAGAATGCCCGGAAACAGCACCGAGTTCAAAACGCAGCCAGTTAGGTTGCTAATTGGGACCTGGCACTGGCAGCTTTTCTCATTGAGGCTTCAGAAGCCCTGCTGGCTTCTGGTCTGTTCCGGAGCACGCTTCAGAGCAACAGTGCCTGCCCTTAAAGCCACCCATGGTTTGGGAATCGTAATACTGGAGCGTACGTCTGCTCCCACATCAAATCTGGCCATGCACAAATCACCCTTCTCCAGGCACCCCATGAGCTCAACCAGGTGCCGTCAGGATATTGTGGACCACAACGCCCATCAGCCTGAGCTAGCAAGGCCTGAAGATGCTGGCACCGCTGGCGGTTGTGCTCCAGAACAGCGGAAGGCGTCCAGTCGGTGAAAGCTgtatctaaagcaggcataggcaatcttggccctccaggtgttttgggactacaactcacatcatcccttgctaacaggaccagtggtcagggatgatgggagttgtggtctcaaaacatacgaagggccgagtttgggggttgCCTGATCTAAAGCAAGGTCTGCTTGTGGAGCTCTCTTGCCATGGAGCCTTGCTTCATGCTTAGGCTAATTACCGGTAATATCCCTGCTATTTTGAACTGAAGGGTGTTGTAGCaaagttttaaataaagtttttttaaaaaaaacaacaacaccacgtGGAGACTATGGACAACCCTCTGGTGTTTTTAGCTCTTTGTTGTGTCCTGAGCCCAAACTCTCTACTGCACATAGGAAGGTCTTGCCCCAGCCTAAGCTcatgtgtaaattgccttgagacggtggtttagaaggtgattaataaatcagTGGTAATGACAGTAGTAGTAAGCTTGAAATGCTGACCCAGGTTCCATGTCCCAGCATTAAAACCAGCCTTTTCCCCAAGCCTtgcatgttttggactacagctcccatcatgcccagcCAGCAGAGTTGTGtaatgctggggctgatgggatttctagccccaaatgtctggagggcaccaggctggggaaagctgATTCAAGAAAGGTTACTGTGGATGAGGGGACACTGAGGAGACACATCCACCGTTGGCAAGCACAGTCACCCAgagtgcatacagtggtaccccgctagacgaatgcttcgctagacgaaaaactcgctagacgaaagcattcgtctagcgggaggctgccccgctagacgaaaaagtctatggggctgcctcgcaagacgaaaaaatttcgtcttttttttttttcgttttgcagagcgcggctcccattgccgctccgcaagacgaaaaccccgctagacgaaaattttcgcgggacgaattatttttgtctagcggggcaccactgtacatgttcACTGCAGCGAGAGAGTCCTTGTTGGTCTGAAGTGCTAAATGGTGTGTGGCAAGCCAAATATTATATATTAGAAGCGATTAAAAAGTTGAGATGCATAATATATGGGCCGTGGGTCTTCGGCGCCTGTTACGAATTACTTGGTTTTCCGTAAATGGTTTTTCTTAGAAGTTTCTCGTGTTTCAAGTCATTGCAGTTCTCTTCGCCTCACCTCTGGAAAGGGCAGGCAACATcatcaaggggctggagcaatgTTTGGACATTGGGAAAGGTTTCAATGTTTGGGGCTTTCCGTTTAGGGAAATGGCTAGTAAAGCCGGGGGACGACATGATAGAGGCGTGTTAAGATGATGCACAATGTGAGGAAAGCAGCTAGGAAGAACGCAATGGGGGTCATCCTATGATttgatgaatgttggaagtttcaggagagggaggagaaagtcCTTCTCAACAGCACATGGTTAAGCTCTGTCATTTGGTCCTGCCaggtcagtggtgtccaaacttttttcaaggagggccagatttgatgaagtgaagggccgtgagggccgaccataGGGCcaatcaaagttgttgaccttttttaaaggattgaagttgttcagcttttttttaggattttaccccatgaaataaactgccacaggggctgggtTGAACCAACCGGCGGGCCAGATTAAGCTCCTGGAACGGGCTTTGGACATGATTCCTGTGCTAGGTGTACTGGAGgctaccatcttggatggctttagaaaaggctTGGGAAAAGtcatggaagagaaggctctgatctacaggtgaaactcaaaaaattagaatatcatggagaggttcatttctttcagtaattcaacttaaaaggtgaaactaatatatgagatagactcatgacatgcaaagtgagatatgtcaagtctttgtttgttataattgtgatgattatggtatacagctgatgagaaccccaaattaacaatttcaactttggggttttcatcagctgtgtgccataatcatcacaattataacaaaggcttgacatatctcactttgcatgtcatgagtatctcatatattaaactccagtagctaatgaaaacaattgcttacatcaattgacttttccacgatattctaatttttcgagtttcacatgtacctctgctgctgaaggcagtaccgtatatacttgagtataagcctagtttttcggcacactttttgtgctttaaaagctgccctcggcttatactcaagtcaaccattccttaagaagtgtacaagaacagcggttctttactcttcccaggcagcttgttccattcctgaactgcaaactttagaccccagaaggcacaaagcctatcagttaaggaagtattaaaaccccacaggtgctcactttccctggctcctgcttaaacaggacaggatcccagccttctctgtataacacaagggaacattgcgctgtgagttaaaccacagagccctagggcttgctgatcagaagaatggcggttcgaaaccctgcgacggggtgagctccacagcagcaaaggaggaagagcaaggagcagcccaaagggctgctttgggctgctcgttcctcctctactacagtggcaaaggtgaaccggcttatacttgagtcaataagctttcccacatttttgtagggaaattaggtgcctcggcttatatttgggtcgacttatactcgagtatatacggtatatctcTGAACAGTAAAGGGACGcgggcgggtggcgctgtgctctaaaccactgagccttttggccttgccgatcggaaggttggcggttcgaatccccgtgacggggtgagctcccgttgctctgacccagctcctgccaacctagcagttcaaaagcacgccagtgcaagtaggtaaataggagggtaaacggcgtttccgtgcgctcttgcgccagaagcggtttagccctgctggccacgtgacctggaaagctgtctgtggtcaaaatGCCgtttcggcctgaaagcgagatgagcgccacaccccgtAATCGCCTTTggttggacttaaccgtccaagggtccctttaccttaccttttaccttatctCTGAACACCAGATCCTGGGAATCTTCTGTtgcgctcgggtcctgcttgcggatttccctttggagcatctggttgaccagagtgagaacaggatgctgggctggattgGGAGCTTGGTGGGCTTTTGGCCTGACCCTGCTGCTCTGCTTTAGGGCTCATCTTACATACTCTAAATAATTGATTGGTAAACTTTAGGGAGAATCCCGGATAGTATTTCAAGACGATTGAAGAGAATAAATGATCCAAATAAATAGCAACACACTTCAAAAATACTAtgcatgtaaaaataataatagagttTCTCCTGTTTGGTCACCTAGCATCTTCCGTTGGGGCTGTTCTGTCCAACCTCTGGCTTTCTCTGAGAGGGAAGAGGTGGTTGGGAAGCTGGATCTGCATGCAGAACCAAGGAGAAAGACTTTCCTCcggtggtgggggtgggagttaTTTATTGCACTTCTTACGTGTGTTTCATCCCGGGGTGCCCGGGGtgggtttacaacaatataaaatgcaACATTTAAGTCGGTTCAAAAATCTTTACGAGCAGAAGAACAGTAAGGTGCAGTAATACAAAATATTGGGAGTGCTGACCAGGGTTCTCTTGTCTAATGTATTTTGGATCTCCTGCCTCAAG is a genomic window containing:
- the LOC117058830 gene encoding meiosis-specific protein MEI4-like, translating into MGPGLRRPVPPSGRTPGPLLSATENGGGAVWFLEASRLALALAVLRSKPPDVSGKEHTERLARMVSGKDPREKSRVEALEAEVVRLRQQLLLSKVYPGFGLENGDPAVTSKDTPALVLADDRSGHFEDSGCSISNDDLADTQDASAAFSHSEHGSASDASSILPMLASSHASPSKSLVPHIQFLQRFLELKQLAEHRGLRTDLGKLGRDSSAISDSFSRLLDGLVASYSLPELPFSDFMTRTVCAIITKLLSDADVSRQILGKCLKKLEDSVKRLIDVILNSSHLNRFQVQESISYALVSIGQCNRLRRQTISLLFREVSRFADELQHADEIQAGRDTRYENIFFLCRALEQLLETGTGSENAASPSGCDGEEKKMFLQKLDQAIFHLCDEFPLFCVYLWRLGTLLNVSHMQTGGRSWPAL